In Bacillus thuringiensis, the DNA window GTATCAAGCGCACCAGTAGGCTCATCAGCCATAATGAACGTTGGATTATTCGCAATCGACCTTGCAATCGCTACACGCTGCTTCTGTCCACCTGATAATTCATTCGGCAAATGGTGAACCCTATCTGATAAACCGACTTTACCAAGCGCTTCCAGAGCCCTTTGACGACGCTCTGCTTTCTTCACACCACCGTATACGAGCGGAAGTTCAACATTTTCTACTGCTGAAAGACGTGGCAGCAAATTAAAATGCTGAAACACAAAGCCAATATATTCATTACGAATTAAAGCAAGCTTTGACTCGTCTGCTGTTAAGATATTCACATCATTCAGCATATATTCGCCTTCTGTTGGACGATCTAAACAACCGATAATATTCATAAGCGTTGATTTACCAGAACCAGACGGTCCCATAATCGAAACGAACTCACCGCTTTGAATTGTTAAACTAATATCATGTAAGATCGGCACTGCCAACTTTCCTTGATAATACGTTTTAGCAATATTATTTAACGTAATCATTTCTCTTTCACTTCCATTCCGTCATACACGTCGTCGGAAGGATTTTTAACCACCTTTTGCCCCACTGTTGCGCCTTCAGTAATTTCTGTCCAGTCTCCATCAGTAGAACCTTTTTTCACATTTTGTTTACGAAGCTTTCCTTTATCCTCAACATAAACAAATGCATCATCGCCTTTTTCTACAATGCTCTTAGTTGGAACAGCAATCATCGTCTTATTCTCTAAATTTACTTGTAATGAAACGTGATAACCCGGAGATAAACCATCTTGACTATCAAGACTTGCTTTATATGTATATTGGGACATATTTTGAGTCGCTTCACCCATACCACCAGCTTGAGCCATCTCTGCACTCGTTGGGAATTCACTTACCTCTGTAATTTTACCTGTCCACTTTTTCTTATTATTTGCTTTCGCAGTTACAGTAAATGTTTGATCTGGTTGAATTTGTGACTTTTGAAGCTCAGTTAACGTCCCTTGAACTTGGAACGGATCTTTAGAAGCGACTTGTAAAAATGCCTTTCCTTGACCACCTAAAGCTTGAGATGAAC includes these proteins:
- a CDS encoding ABC transporter ATP-binding protein yields the protein MITLNNIAKTYYQGKLAVPILHDISLTIQSGEFVSIMGPSGSGKSTLMNIIGCLDRPTEGEYMLNDVNILTADESKLALIRNEYIGFVFQHFNLLPRLSAVENVELPLVYGGVKKAERRQRALEALGKVGLSDRVHHLPNELSGGQKQRVAIARSIANNPTFIMADEPTGALDTKSGEQVMNIFTKLNAEGTTIVMVTHEEEVAAYSSRRIVLRDGKITEDRRCAV